The Flavobacterium galactosidilyticum nucleotide sequence TTTATTCCCTAATAAAGTTTGAGGAATTTTTCTAGAAATAGCTAAAACATGGTGTCCCGCATTTGCAAATTGTAAAGCTAATTCATGCCCTATTCCCCTACTCGTACCTGTAATAATAATATTTTTCATAAGGCAAAAATAAACAAAAACGACAAATTAGCATCGCTTTACGCAAAGGATTGTTTTTCAATTTTAAAAACAAAGAATATTAGAATTTTACTTAATTTTGATAAAAGCCATTAATTTAAACTTCACATTCGATGATAGAAAACATACAATTTGAAATAGCAACATTAAATGATATTGATGGCGTATTGGCATTACAAGAATTATATTTGGTTTCTAACTTATCTGATGAGGAAAAAGATGCTGGATTCGTCACAACACCATTTACGATTACTCAATTGACAGAAGTAATCAACTGCAAAAACTTATTTGTTGCAAAAGACAACAATAAAATCATCGCTTACATTTTTACTGGAAGCTGGGATTTTTTCAATCAATGGCCCATTTTCAATCATATGATTTCATTACTGCCTGCCTTAAAATTTTTAGATTTTAATTTCACCACAGAAAATAGTTTTCAATATGGACCAATATGCATTCATAAGGATTATCGAGGAAAAGCATTGATTTTTTCATTCTTTGAATTTATGAGAATCAATATGAAAAGCAAATATCCATTTAGTTTAACTTTTATAAATAAAACGAATATTCCATCTCGCAAAGCACATACTGAAAAACTAAACTGGACTATTATAGATGATTTTCAATTCAATCAAAATGAGTATTATATTTTAGCCTATGATATGAATCAGGACTTTTGTTAAAAAATCATCTTGTCACTTTTCTTGCTTTCTATATTTAAAAATAAACACATGCAAAACTAACACTTGAATAAAAAGAAAGGCATTGAAACACAAAACCCTTTTCAACCGAAATTGAAAAGGGTTATTCTTAACCAGTATTTATTATTTATGATATTAATCCTCTAGAAATTACTATTCTTTGAATCTCCGAAGTTCCTTCATAAATTTGGGTGATTTTTGAGTCACGCATCATTCGCTCTACATGATATTCGGCAACATAACCGTTTCCACCATGAATCTGAACCGCTTCATTTGCAACTTCTAGTGCAATTTCTGATGCATATAATTTTGCCATGGCTCCAGAGTGTGCAATATCTTTACCTTCATCTTTTTCAGCTGCTGCTTTCATTACTAACAATTTGGCAGCTGTAACTTTAACATACATATCTGCTAATTTAAAAGCAATTGCTTGGTGATTGAAAATGGCTGTGCCAAAAGCTTTACGCTCTTGCGAATATTTTAAAGCAATTTCATAAGCTCCGGTTGCAATTCCTAATGCTTGTGATGCAATTCCGATTCTTCCTCCATTGAGTACATTCATCGCAAATGCAAAGCCGAAGCCGTCTTCACCAATTCTATTTTCTTTTGGAACTTTTACATCATTAAATAATAACGAATGCGTATCACTTCCGCGAATTCCCATTTTTCTTTCTTTTGGCCCAATATCAAAACCAGCCCAACCTTTCTCCACTATAAAAGCATTGATTCCTTTGTGTTTCTTTTCCACATGAGTTTGTGCTATTACTAAATAAGTTGATGCAGTTGCACCATTTGTAATCCAGTTTTTTGTCCCGTTTAACAAATAATGATCGCCCATATCAATCGCAGTAGTTTTTTGCGAAGTAGCATCACTTCCTGCTTCTGGTTCCGATAAACAAAAAGCACCAATCACTTCTCCTTTTGCAAGTGGAACTAAATATTTGATTTTTTGTTCTTCGTTGCAATATTTTTCCATTCCAGCACAAACAAGTGAATTGTTTACAGACATAATCACGGCTGCTGAAGCATCAACTTTTGCAATTTCAGTCATTGCCAATACATACGAAATACTGTCTAAACCTGAACCACCATATTTTGGATCCACCATCATTCCCATAAAACCAAGATCAGCCATCATTTTAACCTGTTCAGTAGGGAATTTAGCATGCTCATCTCTTTCAATAACTCCTGGCAACAATTCATTTTGAGCAAAATCTCTAGCAGCCTGTTGAATCATTATTTGTTCTTCGGTTAGATTAAAATCCATATGTTTATGAGGTTATTTGTTCTTAATTTTGTTTCTCAAAAGTAATTATTAAAAATTAAATTTCAAACGTTTTCGTAATTTTACCCAATCTTTAAGGAAAAACATAATTATTAGAGAATTAATATAAAAAACGTTAATAGATCATATTGATTTAGCACTACTTATGCATATTTCCTTTATCAGACTTTATACTTTTTATCATTTAAAATAAAGCTAAAAATACATAATTCACATTAGTCTATTATTTATATTTGCCAAAATTAAACATATCGCAAAAAATGAAAGATTTATTAAATAAATTCGAAAACAAAGAACCTGAGATAGTTTTCCATTGGAAAGATGCCGAAACTGAAGCGGAAGGATGGACAGTGATCAATTCATTACGTGGCGGTGCTGCAGGTGGAGGAACCCGAATGAGAAAAGGGTTAGATATGAATGAAGTTTTGTCTTTGGCAAAAACTATGGAAGTAAAATTTTCAGTTTCTGGCCCAGCAATTGGTGGAGCTAAATCTGGAATTAATTTTGATCCTAATGATCCAAGAAAAAAAGGGGTATTGCAACGCTGGTACAAAGCCGTTTCTCCTTTATTAAAAAGTTATTACGGGACAGGTGGAGATTTAAATGTTGATGAAATTCACGAAGTGATTCCAATGACAGAAGAATGTGGCGTTTGGCATCCACAAGAAGGTGTTTTTAATGGACACTTCAAACCTACAGAAGCAGATAAAATCAACCGAATTGGGCAATTGCGTCAAGGTGTAGTTAAAGTAATTGAAAACCCAAAATATTCTCCTGATGTACTAAGAAAATATACAGTTGCTGATATGATTACTGGTTTTGGTGTTGCTGAAGCAGTTCGCAATTATTACGCTATTTACGGCGGAGATGTAAAAGGCAAGAAAGCAATTGTACAAGGTTTTGGAAATGTAGGCTCAGCAGCTGCATTTTACTTAGCTGGAATGGGCGCTAAAATAATTGGTATCATTGATCGTGATGGCGGAATAATCAATGAAAATGGTTATTCGTTTGAAGAAATAAAAGCATTATTTCTTGCAAAAGATGGCAACAAACTTGTTGCTGACAACATGATTTCTTTTGAAGAAATTAATCAAAAAATATGGACAATTGGAGCTGAAATATTCACTCCTTGTGCTGCTTCAAGATTGGTTACTCAATCGCAAATTGATAGCTTAATTGCTAATGGTCTAGAAGTTATTTCTTGTGGTGCCAATGTTCCTTTTGCTGACACAGCTATATTCTTTGGCCCAATAATGGAAGATGTAGATCACAAAGTGAGTTTGATTCCAGACTTTATTTCTAATTGCGGAATGGCTCGTGTTTTTGCTTATTTCATGGAAAAGAAAGTACAAATGACGGATGAAGCTATTTTTCAAGACACTTCAGATACTATTAAAAGAGCCATTGAAAAAACACACGCTTTGAACAACGCAAAAACTAATATTAGCGCTACTGCTTTTGAAATTGCATTAAATCAATTAGTGTAATCTTATGCTAAATTACAAATGATTCACTTGTTTGTACTTTCACTACATAAGGTCAGTTTACTGCATTCCTTTTAAAGGAAATACAGTAAACTGATTTTTTTTACCCCAAATAAAAACCTTTAAAAAATCAGTTCTGTTACTAATTTTAATCTAACAGATTAGCAATTTTTATAATATATTAGCGTTTTCATAATAAATAAAATTTCTATGAGTCTATTGTTACAAGCAGACAGCCTATCTGTTGCAAAAGAAAGTTTAGTTGAAGCAGTTCCTGTTGAAAAAACTTTATCAATTATTGAATTACTAACTAGCGGAGGATTAGCAGGTCAAATAATTATGACTGCCTTATTTTTAATGTTTTTCGTCGCTTTATACCTTTATTTCGAACGATTAATGGCCATAAATGCAGCTTCAAAAATTGAACCCAGCTTCATGGCACAAATTAAAGACAACATCAAAAACGGACGTATTGATAATGCAAAAATGGCATGTGCTCATTATAAATCTCCAGTTGCAAGATTAATCGAGAAAGGAATTTCAAGAATAGGAAAACCTCTTGATGACATAAACACCGCAATTGAAAACGCTGGTAAACTAGAAATTTACAAGCTAGAAAAAAATGTAAGTATGCTTGCTACTATTTCAGGAGCGGGTCCTATGACTGGTTTCTTAGGAACGGTTGTTGGTATGATTCAAGCGTTTCATAAAATGGCTAGTTCTGGCGGACAAATTGAAGTAGGCGCGCTTTCTGAAGGAATTTACACCGCTATGACAACAACAGTTGTTGGTTTAGTAGTAGGAATTATTGCTTATGTGGGCTACAATCACTTAGTAGTAAAAACAGATAAAATCGTTCACCAAATGGAAGCCAATGCAGTTGACTTCTTAGACTTATTAAACGACCCAGCATAATTATGAATTTAAGAGGAAGAAATAAAGTTAGTGCTGAATTCAATATGTCGTCCATGACAGATATTGTGTTTTTATTGCTGATATTCTTTATGCTAACGTCAACAATGGTAACCACTAACGCATTAGATTTAGTCTTGCCAAAAGCAAAAGGAAAAACAGATAGCAATAAAAACGTAGCAGTAAGCATCAATAAGAAATTAGAGTTTTTTATTGACAAAGAACCCGTTTCAGAAGCTGAATTAGAATCAAAATTATTATCGATGTTTGCTGCAAACAAAGATAAAGCTATTATTTTAAGAGCTGAAGAAGGAGTTCCAATTGAGAAAGCGGTTAATGTTTTAGACATTGCAAACAGAAACCAAATCAAAGTTGTTTTGGCGGTAAGACCTAAATAGTTTTCACTATTTTAAAAAAAGAATTATTCTACATGAAATATATAGAAACAGAAGAAGAAAAGAAATCATTTGTAATCACATCAATTATTTTTGTGATTCTATTTGTTTTGTTCTTTTATTTAGGATTAACCTCTTTAGATCCACCACCTGAAAATGGAATTGCGATCAACTTTGGCACTACAGAATTTGGATCAGGAAACATACAGCCTACTGAAGCAATACAATCAGCTCCGAAAGCTGTGGCTGCAAAAGAAGCTGCCGCAAGCAATGATGATGTATTATCACAAGATATTGAAGAAGCTGTTGTTATAAAGGAAGCTAAAAAAATACAACCTACTAAACAAACTGCTAAAGAAGAAGTTAAACCAAAGCCCAAAGAAAACCCAAAACCTTCAAAAAGCACCTCTGATGCGTTATCAAGTCTAATAAATGGTCCTAAATCTGATGGAAAAGCTCAAGGCGGTGAAGGAAATGACAATTTAGCCGGAGATAAAGGAAGTCCAAATGGCAATCCTTACGCTAACAGTTATTATGGTTCTGGAAGCGGAAGCGGCAATGGAAGCGGATGGGGATTAAACGGTAGAAGCATTAGTTCTAGAGGGAAAGAAGTTCAAAAATGCAATGAATTTGGGACAGTCGTAGTTCAAATAACAGTAAACAGAAATGGCAATGTGATTGCTGCGAAATATACTAAAGGAACAACAAATACTAACCCTTGCTTA carries:
- a CDS encoding ExbD/TolR family protein, with protein sequence MNLRGRNKVSAEFNMSSMTDIVFLLLIFFMLTSTMVTTNALDLVLPKAKGKTDSNKNVAVSINKKLEFFIDKEPVSEAELESKLLSMFAANKDKAIILRAEEGVPIEKAVNVLDIANRNQIKVVLAVRPK
- a CDS encoding Glu/Leu/Phe/Val dehydrogenase dimerization domain-containing protein; its protein translation is MKDLLNKFENKEPEIVFHWKDAETEAEGWTVINSLRGGAAGGGTRMRKGLDMNEVLSLAKTMEVKFSVSGPAIGGAKSGINFDPNDPRKKGVLQRWYKAVSPLLKSYYGTGGDLNVDEIHEVIPMTEECGVWHPQEGVFNGHFKPTEADKINRIGQLRQGVVKVIENPKYSPDVLRKYTVADMITGFGVAEAVRNYYAIYGGDVKGKKAIVQGFGNVGSAAAFYLAGMGAKIIGIIDRDGGIINENGYSFEEIKALFLAKDGNKLVADNMISFEEINQKIWTIGAEIFTPCAASRLVTQSQIDSLIANGLEVISCGANVPFADTAIFFGPIMEDVDHKVSLIPDFISNCGMARVFAYFMEKKVQMTDEAIFQDTSDTIKRAIEKTHALNNAKTNISATAFEIALNQLV
- a CDS encoding acyl-CoA dehydrogenase family protein, translated to MDFNLTEEQIMIQQAARDFAQNELLPGVIERDEHAKFPTEQVKMMADLGFMGMMVDPKYGGSGLDSISYVLAMTEIAKVDASAAVIMSVNNSLVCAGMEKYCNEEQKIKYLVPLAKGEVIGAFCLSEPEAGSDATSQKTTAIDMGDHYLLNGTKNWITNGATASTYLVIAQTHVEKKHKGINAFIVEKGWAGFDIGPKERKMGIRGSDTHSLLFNDVKVPKENRIGEDGFGFAFAMNVLNGGRIGIASQALGIATGAYEIALKYSQERKAFGTAIFNHQAIAFKLADMYVKVTAAKLLVMKAAAEKDEGKDIAHSGAMAKLYASEIALEVANEAVQIHGGNGYVAEYHVERMMRDSKITQIYEGTSEIQRIVISRGLIS
- a CDS encoding energy transducer TonB family protein; translation: MKYIETEEEKKSFVITSIIFVILFVLFFYLGLTSLDPPPENGIAINFGTTEFGSGNIQPTEAIQSAPKAVAAKEAAASNDDVLSQDIEEAVVIKEAKKIQPTKQTAKEEVKPKPKENPKPSKSTSDALSSLINGPKSDGKAQGGEGNDNLAGDKGSPNGNPYANSYYGSGSGSGNGSGWGLNGRSISSRGKEVQKCNEFGTVVVQITVNRNGNVIAAKYTKGTTNTNPCLIEPALATARKYRWQPDANAPETQIGFITVNFKIGE
- a CDS encoding GNAT family acetyltransferase, producing MIENIQFEIATLNDIDGVLALQELYLVSNLSDEEKDAGFVTTPFTITQLTEVINCKNLFVAKDNNKIIAYIFTGSWDFFNQWPIFNHMISLLPALKFLDFNFTTENSFQYGPICIHKDYRGKALIFSFFEFMRINMKSKYPFSLTFINKTNIPSRKAHTEKLNWTIIDDFQFNQNEYYILAYDMNQDFC
- a CDS encoding MotA/TolQ/ExbB proton channel family protein, coding for MSLLLQADSLSVAKESLVEAVPVEKTLSIIELLTSGGLAGQIIMTALFLMFFVALYLYFERLMAINAASKIEPSFMAQIKDNIKNGRIDNAKMACAHYKSPVARLIEKGISRIGKPLDDINTAIENAGKLEIYKLEKNVSMLATISGAGPMTGFLGTVVGMIQAFHKMASSGGQIEVGALSEGIYTAMTTTVVGLVVGIIAYVGYNHLVVKTDKIVHQMEANAVDFLDLLNDPA